In a single window of the Porites lutea chromosome 14, jaPorLute2.1, whole genome shotgun sequence genome:
- the LOC140924964 gene encoding uncharacterized protein: MTSGPGIKPGTRPFNQLLDNIDKFQSKAKDAISLFEQFKQESRTKSSLFAFWDDYCTIVNILLQFIKAERTGDWGLHLAATAKMLPYFFSMDRQNYARWIPVYLADMKELPRKHPEVHKEFTEGNHAISRSDNQPFAKVWTDMALEQSINADSKSKGGVVGITHNQSALQRWFLTAHERASVTTALKEMYAIRDSDRMGTHKESQPKRVQRDEEDVKKLIACFSSNLMTNPFECDADNQLLNIATGVVLPPESAQRLLESTEIGKKNMEAFIQDRLNTNKVSFWEPLKQLKIKTFASTKKKITLKSTNEKVISIDADRNLFGRLLIVANSREVNLRDVLAYELSPVPLSLAHCDGSLRKTTKSVLMSVLEEKVRVSARLPVEPQDTKSIHLIDGMAVVQTMKSGNASTFGELANKFYAIATEPLLQNGCDRVDIVFDQYRDMSIKSHERSRRGSSSALEVKINSPSTPVPKQWAKYISNPRNKTNLCTFLTQALSELGKKKLPQGKCLVIGGGCSDGESSLHIRRDHPTVTLSDLQANHEEADTRLLFHAKHASQPDSRIIIHSPDTDVLVLGISFYDELGCKELWLRTGSKDRLRYIPLHEISTKVGPKICKALPAFHALTGSDATSAFAGVGKKRAYNILEDSEVHQESLSQLGQITLTEDEIKQCVKFVFSLYPTTKKTPSSLDELRYLLFCQKRQKSEALPPTSDSFIQHLKRANYQVLVWRKSLVGNQDLPEPQCSGWKEEDGVLCPILMTSNPAPESIIELTTCNCKKSLCRSTCSCANNGLCCTEACFCMAEPGSCLNPHSNTYQDSDSEEEDDTP; encoded by the exons ATGACGTCGGGTCCGGGAATCAAACCCGGGACAC GTCCTTTCAATCAGCTTCTCGATAATATTGACAAATTTCAGTCTAAAGCCAAGGACGCAATCTCCTTGTTTGAGCAATTCAAGCAAGAGTCAAGAACAAAGTCAAGCCTCTTTGCATTCTGGGACGACTACTGTACTATTGTGAACATTCTACTCCAGTTCATCAAGGCAGAGAGAACTG GTGACTGGGGCCTACATCTGGCTGCCACAGCGAAGATGTTGCCGTACTTCTTTTCAATGGATAGGCAGAATTACGCCAGATGGATTCCTGTCTATCTTGCTGATATGAAAGAGCTTCCTAGAAAACATCCCGAAGTCCATAAAGAGTTTACCGAAG GTAACCATGCTATAAGCCGTTCTGACAACCAGCCATTTGCGAAAGTATGGACAGATATGGCCCTCGAGCAGTCCATCAACGCAGACTCAAAGTCAAAAGGTGGCGTCGTTGGAATAACCCATAACCAGTCAGCCTTACAGAGGTGGTTTTTAACTGCCCATGAGCGAGCTTCTGTGACAACTgcattaaaagaaatgtatgccATACGTGATAGTGATCGAATGGGCACCCACAAAGAGTCACAACCGAAGAGAGTCCAACGTGATGAGGAAGatgtcaaaaaattaattgcttGTTTCTCTTCAAATTTGATGACCAATCCATTTGAGTGCGATGCAGATAACCAGCTACTTAATATTGCGACGGGTGTCGTCCTTCCACCTGAAAGCGCTCAGAGATTACTGGAAAGCACAGAAATcggaaagaaaaacatggaagcATTTATTCAAGATCGTCTTAACACCAATAAAGTCAGCTTCTGGGAACCATTAAAGCAACTAAAAATCAAGACCTTCGCatcaacaaagaagaaaatcacACTGAAATCCACCAACGAGAAAGTTATCTCCATTGACGCAGATCGAAATTTGTTTGGGCGTCTTCTGATTGTGGCCAATTCCAGAGAGGTAAATCTCAGAGACGTGCTGGCTTACGAGCTCTCCCCAGTTCCATTGTCACTGGCTCACTGTGATGGGAGCCTAAGGAAAACTACCAAGAGTGTTCTTATGTCTGTCTTGGAGGAAAAGGTACGTGTGTCAGCAAGGCTACCAGTTGAACCACAAGATACGAAATCGATTCATTTGATAGATGGGATGGCTGTAGTACAGACGATGAAAAGTGGAAATGCAAGTACGTTTGGCGAGTTAGCTAACAAGTTCTACGCTATTGCAACAGAACCGCTGCTTCAGAATGGTTGTGATCGAGTCGACATCGTGTTTGATCAGTATCGCGATATGTCGATAAAATCACATGAGCGTTCAAGACGTGGGTCCTCAAGTGCATTAGAAGTAAAGATAAATAGTCCATCTACACCAGTTCCCAAGCAATGGGCCAAATACATCAGCAATCCAAGAAACAAAACCAACCTTTGTACATTTTTGACGCAGGCGCTGTCAGAACTTGGTAAGAAAAAGCTACCTCAAGGTAAATGTCTTGTTATTGGTGGTGGCTGCAGTGATGGAGAGAGTTCACTTCATATCAGAAGAGATCATCCGACTGTTACTCTCAGTGATCTTCAAGCTAACCACGAAGAAGCTGACACGAGGTTATTGTTTCACGCCAAACATGCTTCCCAACCAGATAGCCGCATTATCATTCATTCTCCTGACACTGATGTATTGGTCCTcggaatttctttttatgatgaGCTTGGATGTAAAGAGTTGTGGCTACGCACAGGATCTAAAGATCGTCTGCGGTACATTCCACTACACGAGATTTCAACCAAAGTCGGACCAAAGATCTGTAAGGCGCTCCCGGCATTCCATGCTCTAACAGGAAGTGATGCGACAAGTGCTTTTGCTGGGGTTGGGAAGAAAAGAGCCTATAACATCCTCGAAGATTCTGAAGTCCATCAAGAAAGTCTGTCGCAGCTTGGTCAGATCACCCTCACCGAGGATGAGATCAAGCAATGTGTCAAGTTTGTATTCAGCCTCTATCCAACCACTAAGAAAACCCCGTCAAGCTTGGACGAGCTGAGATATTTACTGTTTTGccaaaagagacaaaaaagtgAGGCCCTTCCACCCACATCGGACAGCTTCATCCAGCATTTAAAAAGAGCCAACTATCAAGTACTAGTCTGGAGGAAATCACTTGTTGGCAATCAAGACCTTCCAGAACCTCAGTGCTCTGGTTGGAAAGAGGAAGATGGCGTATTGTGCCCAATTTTAATGACGAGCAATCCCGCACCAGAGAGTATAATTGAGCTCACTACCTGCAACTGCAAGAAATCATTGTGCCGAAGTACTTGTTCATGTGCTAATAATGGACTCTGTTGCACTGAAGCTTGTTTCTGTATGGCCGAACCTGGTTCATGCTTAAATCCACACAGTAACACATATCAAGACTCGGATTCTGAAGAGGAAGACGACACACCATAG
- the LOC140924819 gene encoding uncharacterized protein: MLGHQVDAVEVSEVSEVSDRSLRSKSLPFDSSKCLICGNRSYKKCKEMNNASSFDSRDAIKKAAEAIDDKRILHILSGVNDDLVAAEAKYHKSCFSSYTSKSNIKHRAFKEEKDESLFSVAFKEMASTIQSFLDNGRAYDMSSLLTMYQHILKSKGIDADSYTKHKLKLRMQSHFGDDIVFHQQFDKKKPELVYSSKISLQDVINSAALELHTSNKQVISDEANARNCIFEAAKIIKHEIKECKGISTRPLDVSDLNEDTVRRLVPNDLYWLLRWIIGPTLDIEDTSTIDDKKVLSIAQDIIHCSSNARVKTPKHVSLAMSTHHLTGSKQIIILLNRMGHCISYDEMKSVDASLATEVLAQSEQYDTVLPSNISPGSFIQMGSDNDDFNEETIDGKNTTHVTTMVVYQRKPFGPEPKPTVKGDHSQRRRSLQQDLANVYEIQDFSVVGRRPTTSSLVGKINMEWYDGSTNEFHKASSMDKVWSLVRMNPRTGSNQPPTPDERQIVPSWSGFHSVLFPHVERATTIGYCPLINGSSSEFSTIYTVMRNAQKMSASIGQQDAVITFDLAIYMKAKQIQWKASPEFENAVIRMGGFHIAINFLSVIGKIYAESGLEDLLVESGVYAAGSTSALLAGKQYNRGVRAHKLVVEAFFRLSWKAFEKWLLERPIEEQPRVAKEEMFSAINDCRKAIKGI; encoded by the coding sequence ATGTTAGGTCATCAAGTCGACGCTGTCGAAGTTTCTGAAGTTTCTGAAGTTTCTGATAGATCCTTAAGATCaaaatcattaccatttgattCCTCCAAGTGCTTGATATGTGGTAATAGAAGTTACAAGAAGTGCAAAGAAATGAATAATGCAAGTTCATTTGATTCCCGAGACGCAATCAAGAAGGCTGCAGAGGCTATAGATGATAAAAGAATTCTACATATTTTAAGTGGAGTGAACGATGATCTGGTTGCTGCGGAAGCGAAATATCacaaaagctgtttttcatcaTACACTAGCAAGTCAAATATCAAGCATAGAGcctttaaagaagaaaaagatgagTCATTATTCTCTGTAGCATTTAAAGAAATGGCGAGTACTATCCAGAGTTTTCTAGACAACGGTAGAGCATACGACATGTCGTCCCTTCTAACCATGTACCAGCACATCCTTAAGTCTAAAGGCATCGATGCAGATAGTTACACAAAGCATAAATTAAAGCTAAGAATGCAAAGTCATTTTGGCGATGACATTGTTTTCCACCAACAATTTGACAAGAAAAAACCTGAGCTCGTCTATTCAAGTAAGATCTCATTGCAAGATGTCATCAACTCAGCTGCGTTGGAATTGCACACTTCGAATAAGCAAGTGATCTCTGATGAAGCTAATGCACGGAACTGCATTTTTGAAGCCGCCAAAATCATCAAACATGAAATCAAAGAATGCAAGGGTATTTCTACGAGACCCCTTGATGTCAGTGATCTAAACGAGGATACTGTCAGAAGACTCGTCCCAAACGACCTGTACTGGTTACTTCGATGGATTATCGGACCCACGTTGGACATCGAGGACACGAGTACGATTGATGACAAAAAAGTTTTGAGCATAGCCCAAGACATCATTCATTGTTCATCAAATGCTAGAGTAAAAACCCCAAAGCACGTAAGTCTGGCAATGTCGACACACCATTTAACAGGCTCGAAGCAGATTATTATACTCCTAAATCGCATGGGTCATTGCATTTCATATGACGAGATGAAAAGTGTGGACGCGAGTCTTGCAACAGAAGTTCTCGCACAGTCTGAACAATATGACACTGTTTTGCCATCAAACATTTCACCAGGATCTTTTATACAAATGGGGTCTGACAACGACGATTTTAATGAAGAAACCATCGATGGAAAGAACACCACCCATGTGACAACTATGGTAGTGTACCAAAGAAAGCCATTCGGTCCAGAACCTAAGCCGACAGTCAAGGGAGACCATAGTCAAAGGCGAAGAAGTCTCCAACAAGATCTCGCAAATGTTTACGAAATCCAAGATTTCTCTGTGGTGGGAAGGCGACCAACCACATCGTCCCTTGTGGGGAAAATCAATATGGAATGGTATGATGGTTCAACAAATGAATTTCATAAAGCAAGTAGCATGGATAAAGTCTGGTCCTTGGTGAGAATGAATCCACGCACCGGTTCAAACCAACCCCCGACCCCTGATGAACGACAGATAGTGCCAAGTTGGAGTGGTTTCCATTCTGTTCTCTTTCCTCACGTCGAGCGCGCAACTACAATAGGTTATTGTCCATTGATAAATGGATCCAGTTCAGAATTCAGTACAATCTACACGGTGATGAGAAATGCACAAAAGATGAGCGCAAGCATTGGTCAGCAAGACGCAGTCATCACCTTTGATCTCGCTATTTATATGAAAGCGAAGCAAATTCAGTGGAAAGCTAGTCCGGAGTTCGAAAACGCAGTAATCCGGATGGGAGGGTTCCATATTGCCATAAACTTCTTATCTGTAATAGGTAAGATCTATGCCGAGTCGGGTCTTGAAGATCTGTTAGTAGAATCTGGGGTATATGCTGCCGGCTCTACATCCGCCTTGCTGGCAGGGAAGCAGTACAACAGGGGTGTCCGTGCGCATAAGCTGGTTGTGGAGGCATTTTTCCGTCTTTCTTGGAAGGCATTTGAGAAATGGTTGTTAGAAAGACCGATTGAAGAACAACCTCGTGTCGCCAAGGAAGAGATGTTCAGTGCGATTAACGATTGTCGCAAAGCAATTAAAGGTATTTAA
- the LOC140924840 gene encoding tetratricopeptide repeat protein 28-like — MGICEGGIVLWVNEKGKEIQTRRSQIDIPVTTYFQSLLETTHKEIGVRADVNCEDRSLSNPSDRKFEQERSNEPCPSNFQTKSLQIFYNVVIDPIRDFLHSDEVVIVPQGPVCLAPYAAFIDLKSKYLCETFRIRLVPSLSSLRLIQNCPADWHSKTGALLVGDPWVQEVVYEGMTLGQLKWAEKEVQMIGEILQTEPLVGKQATKDEVLARISSVALVHIAAHGKMETGEIALAPNTTRPSVNPAREDYLLSMKDVLEAKIRARLVVLSCCHSAWGEVKSEGVVGIARAFLGAGARSVLVSLWAIDDEATMEFMKVFYKQLVHGRSASEALNEAMKSMRESDRFKAVKYWAPFVLIGDDVTLEFEGIQ; from the coding sequence ATGGGTATCTGCGAGGGGGGGATAGTTCTCTGGGTGaacgagaaaggaaaagaaatccAAACTAGAAGAAGCCAGATCGATATTCCCGTCACAACCTATTTTCAGTCTCTTTTGGAAACTACACATAAAGAAATAGGTGTGAGAGCGGATGTTAACTGTGAAGATCGCTCATTAAGTAACCCAAGCGATAGGAAGTTCGAACAAGAAAGATCCAATGAGCCTTGTCCTTCAAATTTTCAGACAAAGTCATTACAAATATTTTACAATGTGGTTATAGACCCTATAAGAGACTTCCTCCATAGCGATGAGGTTGTCATTGTTCCACAAGGACCTGTGTGTTTGGCCCCTTATGCTGCTTTCATAGACTTGAAATCAAAGTACCTCTGTGAAACTTTCAGAATACGTCTGGTTCCTTCACTTTCTAGTCTTCGATTAATCCAAAATTGTCCAGCAGATTGGCACAGTAAGACTGGCGCCCTTCTGGTCGGCGATCCGTGGGTACAGGAGGTAGTTTATGAAGGAATGACGCTGGGGCAGTTAAAGTGGGCCGAAAAGGAAGTGCAGATGATTGGGGAAATACTTCAAACTGAACCTCTCGTTGGAAAGCAGGCAACAAAAGATGAAGTTTTAGCACGTATCTCCTCGGTTGCTTTGGTGCACATTGCTGCTCACGGTAAAATGGAAACGGGAGAAATTGCCTTGGCCCCAAACACAACACGTCCATCCGTAAATCCAGCCAGGGAGGACTATCTCTTATCTATGAAAGATGTTTTAGAGGCGAAGATTAGGGCAAGACTTGTTGTACTTAGTTGTTGTCATAGTGCTTGGGGAGAAGTCAAATCTGAGGGCGTTGTCGGCATCGCACGGGCGTTTTTGGGTGCTGGTGCTCGCTCTGTTCTGGTGTCCCTGTGGGCGATCGACGACGAAGCTACTATGGAGTTCATGAAAGTTTTCTACAAACAACTAGTCCATGGTCGAAGTGCCAGTGAAGCTCTGAATGAAGCCATGAAATCCATGAGAGAATCTGACCGCTTTAAAGCAGTGAAGTACTGGGCGCCGTTTGTTCTCATTGGTGATGACGTAACGCTCGAGTTTGAGGGCATCCAATAA